One Lysinibacillus fusiformis genomic window carries:
- a CDS encoding TetR/AcrR family transcriptional regulator: MNKVDETRDLIIQTSLALFNKKGYSQTSIQDIMTATGLPKGAIYRRFENKNDIAIASFEYAGSIIWQYYFEATKFLITATDKLIAMFHIYQDAVNNPPIEGGCPLLNTAIESDFGFPELREKASEAYNRTVFFIQGIIDEGIQTKEFRQEMDSYSLASFLFSTIEGAVMASRLSLKNEHMDHSVEQVKILLQHYTEKNQS; encoded by the coding sequence ATGAATAAGGTAGATGAAACACGCGATCTTATTATTCAAACTTCCTTAGCTTTATTTAATAAAAAGGGTTATAGTCAAACTTCTATCCAAGATATTATGACTGCAACGGGACTTCCTAAAGGTGCTATATATAGAAGATTTGAGAACAAGAACGATATTGCAATTGCTTCATTCGAATATGCGGGCAGTATTATTTGGCAGTATTATTTTGAGGCAACGAAATTTCTGATTACTGCGACCGATAAATTAATAGCAATGTTTCATATCTACCAAGATGCTGTTAATAACCCACCAATTGAAGGCGGCTGCCCCTTACTAAATACAGCTATCGAATCAGATTTTGGTTTTCCAGAGCTTCGTGAGAAAGCTTCAGAGGCCTACAATCGAACTGTGTTTTTTATACAAGGCATAATTGATGAAGGAATTCAGACTAAGGAATTTAGGCAAGAGATGGATTCGTATTCTTTAGCATCCTTTTTATTTTCTACTATAGAAGGTGCAGTGATGGCAAGCCGTCTATCTTTAAAAAATGAACATATGGACCATAGTGTTGAACAAGTAAAAATACTTTTACAGCATTATACAGAAAAGAACCAGAGTTAA
- a CDS encoding DJ-1/PfpI family protein — MKVAIMLYDGITALDAIGPYEVFATVEGMQVEFVAKNKGLIKLDSKMGYLHADLSFSEVPSADILVVPGCRPPNFKSPMNDEDTLHWIQQIHETTKWTTSVCNGSLILSTAGLLNGAEATSHWGSFDLLRSLGTIPTEERVVRQGKIVTAAGVSAGIDMALQLVAWEWGEDISKSVQLLLEYDPMPPFDAGSPKKAPAPMVEQLKMMLQELAKQEPKI, encoded by the coding sequence ATGAAAGTCGCAATTATGCTTTACGATGGGATTACAGCGTTAGATGCAATTGGACCGTATGAAGTATTCGCAACAGTAGAGGGCATGCAAGTGGAGTTTGTCGCTAAAAATAAGGGTTTAATAAAATTAGATTCTAAAATGGGCTATTTACATGCAGATTTAAGTTTTTCTGAAGTACCATCTGCCGATATTCTTGTCGTTCCAGGTTGTCGTCCTCCTAATTTTAAATCTCCAATGAATGACGAAGACACATTGCATTGGATTCAACAAATTCACGAAACGACTAAGTGGACCACTTCCGTGTGCAATGGTTCTCTAATCCTTAGTACAGCAGGTTTGCTGAATGGAGCAGAGGCTACTAGTCATTGGGGTTCCTTCGACCTGCTACGCTCTCTTGGTACCATTCCAACTGAAGAAAGGGTAGTTCGCCAAGGTAAAATTGTTACGGCGGCTGGTGTCTCGGCTGGTATTGACATGGCTCTTCAGCTAGTAGCGTGGGAATGGGGAGAGGATATCAGCAAATCAGTCCAACTGCTGTTAGAATACGATCCTATGCCTCCATTTGATGCTGGTTCACCAAAGAAAGCACCTGCTCCAATGGTAGAACAATTAAAAATGATGCTTCAAGAGCTTGCCAAACAAGAACCTAAGATTTAA
- a CDS encoding DUF4272 domain-containing protein, with amino-acid sequence MRHFTIFASKNDIDDIENKISDVFAKGFEIKRDENAYFIKTKKLFKKHNFTISVISEDTDPDYFNKNIPGMMGYYNDLPFEDENLKGLVLTQISVLNTVVAIELEKDMNEEQMQLFTRLLSQIGGIGFLPNGTLLDQEGLVIVYPNGESGTSNFRPHSCTCKVIGQEVTSEEGELRKNKTVAYLNENAIPFIHSLPQLPPVEQCQFKAQEDIARRAIALLMVIQHACDVAQGENIQESKDFFINMLQKYGVEEYLTDNERDFLQAEEPSRQQAVTISWQYESYWVLIWALGLVNTLDFPDDVCDCDYAIKIVANNETFEQFYLNTTMRSHEEILDEADKMYRLHWACVNGRIQGQEAPADMNENIVMERRRGLFWLMGNRDEEWDNISMDT; translated from the coding sequence TTGAGACATTTTACAATATTTGCTTCCAAGAACGACATTGATGATATTGAAAATAAAATATCAGACGTTTTTGCTAAAGGCTTCGAAATTAAGAGAGATGAAAATGCATATTTTATCAAAACTAAAAAGCTGTTTAAAAAACATAACTTTACGATAAGTGTCATTTCTGAAGATACGGATCCGGACTACTTCAATAAAAACATACCTGGAATGATGGGATATTATAATGACTTACCTTTTGAAGATGAAAATCTCAAAGGGCTGGTTTTAACACAAATATCTGTTTTAAATACGGTGGTTGCTATCGAATTGGAGAAAGATATGAATGAGGAACAGATGCAGTTATTTACGAGACTGCTATCGCAAATAGGAGGGATCGGCTTTTTACCGAATGGTACTTTACTAGATCAAGAAGGGCTCGTTATTGTATATCCGAATGGGGAATCGGGAACTTCTAACTTCAGACCACATAGTTGTACATGCAAGGTAATAGGGCAGGAAGTTACATCTGAGGAGGGTGAACTAAGAAAGAACAAGACAGTGGCCTATTTAAACGAAAATGCCATTCCCTTTATTCATTCGCTACCTCAGCTCCCACCTGTAGAGCAATGTCAGTTTAAGGCGCAGGAAGACATAGCCAGAAGAGCTATCGCCTTGTTAATGGTCATTCAACATGCATGTGATGTGGCGCAAGGTGAAAACATTCAAGAATCTAAAGACTTTTTCATTAATATGTTGCAGAAATATGGAGTGGAAGAATACTTAACGGATAATGAAAGAGACTTTTTACAAGCTGAAGAACCAAGTAGACAACAAGCGGTTACTATTTCTTGGCAATATGAATCTTACTGGGTACTTATTTGGGCTCTCGGTCTTGTAAATACGTTAGATTTCCCGGATGATGTATGCGACTGTGATTATGCAATTAAAATTGTTGCTAACAACGAAACATTTGAACAGTTTTACCTCAATACTACGATGCGAAGCCACGAAGAAATCCTAGACGAGGCAGACAAAATGTATAGACTGCACTGGGCATGCGTAAATGGTCGAATACAAGGGCAAGAAGCTCCTGCTGATATGAATGAAAATATTGTCATGGAAAGGCGCAGGGGATTATTCTGGTTGATGGGGAATCGTGATGAAGAATGGGATAATATCTCGATGGATACTTAG
- a CDS encoding erythromycin esterase family protein, giving the protein MVLLSLSIAFTSLLSFSNVANASAAVPAITEQTTVENKYLDVKQARTSNETLQDWKSWVNDHAYSLMSIQPEKLEKQQIPSSHFDDLDMLKPLLHDKRIVFLGESSHGVAEFNLAKTRIIQFLHQERGYNVLAFESGMGNVMNAQGQIDKQAAQQTMKDAIFGVWWTKETLPLFEYAKTTQQTDQPLALAGFDIQQQGPFTNGDWLKNSELAKQFSDVEEQLAEWSSSKDLQGYRKAKPSITDVYTQVKSQVKLKEAELKLAYPNEPHIVKLMERTLADRIRLAGEYVELTIQSNIEIEQNNPASFLKTMEWRDQAMLENLLWLSTEIYPTEKFIVWAHNDHIRKAQSEVMGSPYPVKLMGERLPDIYKKYSYVLGLYMAGGETANNMREPMKVLPPAKGSVEDILSSTNKPYTFIDLRNRQNERGNSWMFEPRFLYSWGIMQESLVPRDQYDGLLLIYKVSTPNYVK; this is encoded by the coding sequence ATGGTGTTGCTTTCATTAAGTATAGCCTTTACTAGTTTACTAAGCTTCAGCAATGTAGCCAACGCTTCAGCAGCTGTCCCTGCTATTACAGAGCAAACGACAGTGGAAAATAAGTATTTAGATGTTAAGCAAGCTCGTACATCAAATGAAACACTACAAGACTGGAAAAGTTGGGTGAATGACCACGCCTATAGTTTAATGTCCATTCAACCTGAAAAACTAGAAAAACAACAGATTCCTTCTAGTCACTTTGATGATTTAGATATGTTAAAGCCATTATTACATGATAAACGCATTGTCTTTTTAGGTGAGAGCTCGCATGGAGTGGCTGAATTTAACCTTGCCAAAACGCGCATCATCCAATTTTTACATCAAGAAAGGGGTTACAACGTTCTTGCATTTGAAAGTGGTATGGGTAATGTAATGAATGCCCAAGGACAGATTGACAAGCAAGCCGCACAGCAAACGATGAAGGATGCTATTTTTGGCGTTTGGTGGACAAAGGAAACACTACCATTGTTTGAATATGCTAAGACAACTCAGCAGACTGATCAGCCATTAGCTCTAGCAGGATTTGATATTCAGCAACAAGGTCCATTCACAAACGGTGACTGGTTAAAAAATAGTGAGTTAGCTAAACAGTTCAGTGACGTAGAAGAGCAGTTAGCTGAATGGAGCTCTAGCAAGGATTTACAAGGTTATAGAAAGGCAAAGCCAAGTATCACCGATGTATATACGCAGGTAAAATCACAAGTGAAGCTCAAGGAAGCAGAATTAAAATTAGCTTATCCGAATGAACCTCATATTGTAAAACTTATGGAGAGAACTTTAGCTGATCGAATCCGTTTAGCGGGCGAATATGTAGAGCTAACTATTCAATCAAATATCGAAATCGAGCAAAATAACCCTGCGTCATTTTTGAAAACGATGGAATGGCGAGATCAAGCAATGCTAGAAAACTTGCTTTGGTTATCCACAGAAATTTACCCGACAGAAAAATTTATTGTTTGGGCTCATAATGACCATATTCGTAAAGCCCAATCCGAAGTTATGGGTTCTCCTTATCCGGTAAAATTAATGGGTGAACGCCTACCTGATATCTACAAGAAATATAGCTATGTGCTTGGTCTTTATATGGCTGGTGGAGAAACGGCAAACAATATGCGTGAACCTATGAAAGTCTTGCCGCCAGCAAAAGGATCAGTTGAAGATATTCTTTCATCAACAAATAAACCTTACACCTTTATAGACTTACGAAACCGTCAAAATGAACGAGGAAATTCGTGGATGTTTGAACCACGTTTTTTATATAGTTGGGGAATTATGCAGGAAAGTCTTGTGCCACGCGATCAATATGATGGACTTCTTCTGATTTACAAGGTAAGTACGCCGAATTATGTAAAATAG
- a CDS encoding DUF2225 domain-containing protein: MAFNIYYYESNVDCKFCKKHFTTYKVRPNRYKVLEEQTDFMPIYEGLNPLFYEVAVCPHCGYAYHKSMTRTYGPFMLLIDELYIKELQKPMNICQERTIDDAIVSYKLAYLVSRASMEEPLLMANFALKIAWLYRLKNGHESEMRYLFAARDFYSKSFASNQEGEERIQFLHAELSLRLGDMAEAKKGFSRLISDRSVSNKYRKLARNRWESYKYDEHTINANESIGEILK; the protein is encoded by the coding sequence ATGGCTTTTAACATTTACTACTATGAAAGTAATGTAGATTGCAAATTTTGCAAAAAACATTTTACTACATATAAGGTACGTCCAAATCGCTATAAAGTACTTGAGGAACAAACAGACTTCATGCCCATTTATGAAGGTTTGAATCCGCTGTTTTATGAAGTAGCGGTTTGTCCACATTGTGGATATGCCTACCACAAATCTATGACGAGAACTTACGGTCCGTTCATGTTGTTAATCGATGAATTGTACATTAAAGAGCTGCAAAAACCGATGAACATTTGTCAGGAACGTACAATTGATGACGCGATTGTCAGCTACAAATTAGCATACCTCGTATCGAGGGCATCGATGGAAGAGCCCCTTTTAATGGCAAATTTCGCGCTAAAAATAGCATGGCTTTACCGATTAAAAAATGGACATGAGTCTGAAATGCGCTATCTCTTTGCAGCTAGAGACTTTTATAGTAAGTCCTTTGCTTCCAACCAAGAGGGCGAAGAACGTATTCAATTCTTACATGCAGAACTGAGCCTACGACTCGGTGATATGGCAGAAGCAAAAAAAGGGTTCTCTCGCTTAATTTCTGACCGTAGTGTATCAAACAAATATCGAAAGCTAGCCCGTAATCGCTGGGAAAGTTATAAATATGACGAGCACACCATCAACGCAAATGAAAGTATAGGAGAAATCCTCAAATGA
- a CDS encoding Cof-type HAD-IIB family hydrolase, which translates to MDCKIVFFDVDGTLINYEDGSIVKSTISALEILKSKGIRLVAATGRPLSMCQELIALGIDTFITANGAYVKHQNQVIHKMPLAQNIVQTVKEYADANNESLTFFTEQLSMNGVHNPATLKAMNETLSLYDYPMINEEILNQEVYLMCLYVDEQMEKKYTIQFPNLKFERWHPNIVNVLQGDVSKSIAVKAVLRYFQLDAHEAIAFGDGDNDIDMLEQVGYGIAMANGSNALKSSADFVTKKSSEEGIDYALRKLQLI; encoded by the coding sequence ATGGATTGTAAAATTGTATTCTTTGATGTTGATGGAACGCTCATTAATTATGAGGATGGAAGTATTGTGAAAAGTACTATAAGCGCTTTAGAGATATTGAAGAGCAAAGGAATTCGATTAGTGGCCGCCACTGGTAGACCACTATCTATGTGTCAGGAATTAATAGCTTTAGGTATAGATACCTTTATCACAGCAAATGGCGCGTATGTTAAACACCAAAATCAAGTAATTCATAAAATGCCTCTTGCACAAAATATTGTGCAAACAGTAAAAGAGTATGCGGATGCGAATAATGAAAGTCTTACTTTTTTTACAGAACAATTATCGATGAACGGCGTACATAATCCCGCAACTTTAAAAGCCATGAATGAAACTTTATCTTTATATGACTATCCAATGATCAATGAAGAGATTTTAAACCAAGAGGTCTACTTAATGTGTTTATATGTGGATGAACAAATGGAGAAAAAGTACACGATACAATTTCCAAATTTAAAATTTGAACGCTGGCATCCAAATATCGTGAATGTCTTGCAAGGGGATGTTTCAAAATCAATTGCTGTTAAAGCTGTGTTAAGGTACTTCCAGTTAGACGCTCATGAAGCTATTGCTTTTGGTGATGGAGACAATGACATTGATATGTTAGAGCAAGTTGGATATGGGATTGCGATGGCCAATGGCAGTAATGCATTAAAAAGTAGTGCTGACTTTGTAACGAAGAAATCAAGTGAGGAAGGAATCGATTATGCACTGCGAAAACTGCAACTAATCTAA
- a CDS encoding cyclase family protein, translating into MTNELLQALQLLKSKEWVDLTHTFGPDSPHFFMFADAKFDTLFSHDDGFFAQQFTFPGQYGTHIDPPIHFVRDTRYLDELELKELVLPLIVINKSKESSLNHDFSLGVQDILDFEAEYGEIDAGTFVALRTDWSKRWPDKESFNNKDEDGHNHIPGWGLEALQFLFKERKVSAVGHETFDTDSAADFRKNGGKLDGEYYVLDQDTYQIELMTNLDKLPPKGAVIFNIVPKPEKASGFPVRSFAILP; encoded by the coding sequence TTGACAAACGAACTTTTACAGGCACTTCAATTATTAAAATCAAAGGAATGGGTCGATTTAACCCATACATTTGGTCCCGATTCGCCACATTTTTTTATGTTTGCAGATGCCAAGTTTGACACGTTATTCTCGCATGACGATGGTTTTTTTGCACAACAATTTACTTTCCCTGGGCAATATGGGACACATATTGATCCGCCGATTCACTTCGTACGAGACACTCGCTACTTGGATGAATTAGAATTAAAAGAACTTGTCCTACCACTTATTGTTATTAATAAGTCTAAGGAATCTTCATTAAATCATGACTTCTCGTTAGGTGTGCAGGATATTCTTGACTTTGAAGCGGAATATGGAGAAATAGACGCGGGGACATTTGTGGCACTTCGAACAGATTGGAGTAAACGCTGGCCAGATAAAGAATCCTTCAATAACAAAGACGAAGATGGTCATAATCATATTCCTGGCTGGGGATTAGAAGCATTACAGTTCTTATTTAAAGAACGGAAAGTGAGCGCCGTGGGTCACGAAACATTTGACACCGATTCAGCTGCAGATTTTCGTAAAAATGGCGGTAAGTTAGATGGAGAATATTATGTACTCGACCAAGATACATACCAAATCGAACTCATGACAAATTTGGATAAGCTACCCCCTAAAGGAGCAGTTATATTCAATATCGTGCCAAAACCTGAGAAAGCATCCGGATTCCCAGTGCGTTCATTTGCGATTTTGCCTTAA
- a CDS encoding AraC family transcriptional regulator: MGNQPFMYVLQEILYFASSERQWQIHKNDDYRLFIIMNGMGKIVAAGETIKLAEGKCVIISPNNMIEISAESECFSFYQLSFTAIGLGDSKQPKVHEIFSIIGELRCLPVSQCNNQLEIIYRNRLMIDELSIFEQHVRFQEFMLFILQQNLPKLHKKNDRQSVEYSIDYIHEHYEKDWTVEQLSHIADVPRWNYSRLFKEITGHIPLHYLNNIRIDRAKQLLSTTNDRIFEISQTVGFNNEYYFNRRFKEHVGVSPGQYRKSHSNNIRVFAPFLEDFLVALGITPIAQFSHAKWGKQEYLGLQEVPDFDVADGHMEQLIKYKPNLIMLNAGVERWDTCHQLNQLAPICHLSHPGEDWRSTLYKIADLTGRTAIMKDVIMQYEHKVHDARTILSKSVYGQTVAFLRISAQGISLYAGPECGYTGPILYRDLGLMPHPLVWNVPHYTRRCILTNEQLSKLDAQHLFITFDKQHSTFEGEERNILSSPIWLALSAVKSHRVYEVDFLTWMNYGIISHNKKIEDVLHVLG; this comes from the coding sequence ATGGGGAACCAACCGTTTATGTACGTATTACAAGAAATATTGTATTTTGCATCCTCAGAAAGGCAATGGCAGATACATAAAAACGATGATTATAGGCTATTCATTATTATGAATGGTATGGGAAAAATAGTTGCTGCAGGGGAAACTATAAAACTTGCTGAAGGTAAGTGTGTCATTATCTCTCCAAATAACATGATTGAAATTAGCGCTGAAAGTGAGTGTTTTAGTTTTTATCAATTGTCGTTTACAGCTATAGGTTTGGGTGATTCAAAGCAACCTAAAGTGCATGAAATCTTTTCAATTATAGGTGAACTACGTTGCCTTCCCGTTTCACAATGTAACAATCAACTAGAGATTATTTATCGTAACCGCTTAATGATTGATGAACTTTCGATATTTGAGCAGCATGTTCGATTTCAAGAATTTATGTTATTCATTCTTCAACAGAATCTACCTAAATTGCACAAAAAAAATGATCGCCAATCTGTTGAATATTCAATTGACTATATCCATGAACACTATGAAAAGGATTGGACTGTCGAACAATTATCACATATTGCAGACGTTCCTCGGTGGAACTATTCTCGTCTCTTTAAAGAAATCACTGGCCACATTCCACTTCACTATTTAAACAATATTCGTATTGACCGTGCAAAACAATTACTTAGCACAACTAATGATCGGATATTTGAAATCAGTCAAACTGTTGGATTTAATAATGAATATTATTTTAACCGTCGATTTAAAGAACATGTCGGTGTCTCTCCGGGACAATATCGTAAAAGTCACAGCAACAATATCCGCGTTTTCGCTCCTTTTTTAGAAGATTTTTTAGTTGCGTTAGGCATTACACCCATTGCCCAATTTAGCCATGCAAAATGGGGAAAACAAGAATACCTGGGCTTACAAGAAGTACCGGATTTTGATGTAGCAGACGGTCACATGGAGCAACTTATAAAATATAAGCCAAATTTAATTATGTTAAATGCTGGTGTAGAGCGTTGGGACACTTGCCACCAATTAAATCAGTTAGCTCCAATTTGTCATCTCTCGCACCCTGGTGAGGACTGGCGTTCAACACTATATAAAATTGCAGATCTAACAGGCCGAACCGCCATCATGAAAGATGTCATTATGCAATATGAGCACAAGGTCCATGATGCCAGAACAATCTTGAGCAAATCTGTTTATGGCCAAACCGTTGCATTTCTTCGTATCTCTGCACAAGGCATTAGCCTTTATGCAGGCCCAGAATGCGGCTACACAGGGCCCATTTTATATCGAGATTTAGGTTTGATGCCACATCCTCTTGTTTGGAATGTGCCTCACTACACAAGAAGATGTATATTGACGAACGAGCAACTTAGTAAACTAGATGCCCAACATCTGTTCATAACATTCGATAAACAACACTCTACTTTCGAAGGAGAGGAACGAAATATTTTATCCTCACCAATATGGCTTGCCCTTTCAGCTGTGAAAAGCCATCGTGTCTATGAAGTAGATTTTTTAACGTGGATGAATTACGGAATCATTTCTCATAACAAAAAAATAGAAGATGTTTTACATGTACTCGGATAA
- a CDS encoding ABC transporter substrate-binding protein, with protein sequence MRRGPFFSLALLLVLTFILGACSSNEQKVESKENTSAAETRIVEDEFGKVEIPAHPQRVAAVYLEDYLSALDIKPVIQWYHPIWGIQEYLNLDVPKFDVTGSIEALLEAKPDLIIVDGAVDSAKYEKYSKIAPTYRLKEEILQNPQEIVKTIADVLNVSEKADEVVKQYEERVTLLKTELDAAVGDDTVAVLRLNVADKTLALFGIGNRFIGNLYKEVGLTPHPLVRDMKEFQEVLSEEAIPNLDADHIIIFPSDGTWESKENQEAVQWLDSTLWKSVPAVKNGHVYIASRTYWQTGAITANLLKYDDLEKWFVK encoded by the coding sequence ATGCGTAGAGGGCCATTTTTTTCGTTAGCACTTTTATTGGTGCTGACGTTCATTTTAGGAGCATGTAGTTCTAACGAACAAAAAGTTGAATCGAAAGAAAACACATCAGCAGCAGAGACTAGAATTGTAGAAGATGAGTTTGGTAAAGTCGAAATCCCTGCCCATCCACAGAGAGTCGCAGCCGTCTACTTAGAAGATTATTTAAGCGCTCTTGATATAAAGCCAGTCATCCAGTGGTATCATCCAATATGGGGTATACAAGAGTATTTAAATTTAGATGTACCTAAGTTCGATGTGACAGGAAGTATAGAGGCTCTATTGGAAGCAAAGCCAGATTTAATCATTGTGGACGGAGCAGTCGATTCAGCGAAATATGAAAAGTACTCAAAAATTGCACCAACTTATCGTTTAAAAGAAGAAATTCTCCAAAATCCTCAAGAAATTGTAAAAACAATTGCAGATGTTTTAAACGTATCAGAAAAAGCGGATGAGGTTGTTAAACAGTATGAAGAGCGAGTGACTTTATTAAAAACTGAATTAGATGCAGCTGTCGGTGACGATACAGTAGCCGTTTTACGTTTAAACGTTGCAGATAAAACTTTAGCTTTATTTGGTATTGGAAATCGATTCATAGGGAATCTTTACAAAGAAGTAGGTTTAACACCACATCCTTTAGTGCGTGATATGAAGGAGTTCCAAGAAGTTTTATCTGAAGAGGCTATTCCCAATTTGGATGCGGACCATATTATCATCTTCCCTTCTGATGGAACATGGGAATCGAAGGAAAATCAAGAGGCTGTTCAATGGCTTGATAGCACGCTATGGAAATCGGTACCCGCAGTAAAAAATGGTCATGTGTATATCGCAAGTAGAACATATTGGCAAACAGGAGCTATTACAGCAAACTTATTAAAATATGATGATCTTGAAAAATGGTTTGTTAAATAA
- a CDS encoding MFS transporter — protein sequence MIKTPALNAKLTLLALAISAFGIGSTEFISVGLLPLITNDFGISLSTAGLTVSIYALGVTIGAPLLTALTSRLSRKNVLLLVMLLFIAGNLLAALAPTFSTLLIGRIISALAHGVFMSIASVIAAEVVEPNKRASAIAFMFTGLTLATVTGVPLGTFIGQVTDWRMSFIFIVVIGLIGLISNALLVPSNLSKGEPVSIRDIGEVLSNLRMLLILFITAIGYGGVFVVYTYVSPILEQYMGYSPRAIVIILVVYGICVAIGNTLGGHFANNNPLRAIFFIFIGLALSLLGINFFLQSHIVGLIMILIMGLFMFMNVPGLQLYAVQLSEEYVPSAITMASALNISAFNIGIFLGSYLGGLIIHHHSLVQTPIYGFLMVLLAAFVTLIWQFLDKNKK from the coding sequence ATGATAAAAACACCAGCTCTAAATGCTAAACTTACGCTACTTGCACTCGCAATCAGTGCGTTTGGTATAGGTTCAACAGAATTTATCAGCGTGGGGCTTCTTCCCCTCATTACAAATGATTTTGGTATATCGTTAAGTACTGCTGGCTTAACGGTTTCAATATATGCATTAGGTGTAACAATTGGTGCACCTCTTTTAACTGCTTTAACTTCTCGCCTCAGTCGAAAAAATGTTCTATTGCTTGTAATGCTACTTTTTATTGCCGGTAACTTACTGGCCGCTCTAGCACCTACGTTCTCAACATTACTAATTGGGCGTATTATTTCTGCTTTGGCACATGGTGTATTTATGTCAATTGCCTCGGTCATAGCGGCTGAAGTTGTAGAACCCAATAAACGTGCAAGCGCAATTGCGTTTATGTTTACAGGATTAACATTAGCAACTGTGACAGGTGTTCCATTAGGGACTTTCATAGGACAAGTAACTGACTGGCGAATGTCTTTCATTTTCATTGTAGTAATCGGGTTAATTGGCTTAATTAGTAATGCTTTACTAGTACCAAGTAATTTATCAAAAGGTGAACCTGTCTCAATACGTGATATTGGCGAAGTACTAAGCAACTTACGTATGCTCTTAATTCTATTCATTACAGCAATTGGTTACGGTGGTGTTTTTGTAGTATACACGTATGTATCGCCTATTTTAGAACAATACATGGGCTATTCACCTCGCGCTATTGTAATTATTTTAGTCGTCTACGGTATCTGCGTGGCCATTGGTAATACATTGGGTGGACATTTTGCAAATAACAACCCATTGCGAGCGATTTTCTTCATCTTTATCGGTCTTGCTTTATCCCTACTGGGTATCAATTTCTTCTTACAATCTCATATTGTCGGCTTAATCATGATCCTTATAATGGGGCTCTTTATGTTTATGAATGTACCTGGTTTACAACTATATGCCGTACAACTATCAGAAGAATATGTGCCATCTGCCATTACAATGGCTTCAGCGTTAAATATCTCTGCGTTTAATATTGGCATCTTTCTTGGCTCTTACCTAGGTGGGTTAATTATTCATCATCACTCTTTAGTGCAAACACCAATTTACGGATTCTTAATGGTCCTGTTAGCTGCTTTCGTTACATTAATTTGGCAATTCTTAGACAAAAATAAAAAATAA
- a CDS encoding winged helix-turn-helix transcriptional regulator: MKKVYNIGVEATLEVIGGKWKPVILCHLIHHGNIRTNEFRRLIPGISQKMLTSQLRELEQSGLINRKVFNQVPPKVEYSLTPYGREMEPVLNLLCTWGEKHIEILIDNGDDVLLMQRDEDIAVKQTS; the protein is encoded by the coding sequence ATGAAAAAAGTTTATAATATTGGTGTTGAAGCAACACTTGAAGTAATCGGTGGAAAATGGAAACCGGTCATTCTGTGTCATCTCATTCACCATGGCAACATTCGTACGAATGAATTTCGTCGGTTGATTCCAGGAATTTCTCAAAAAATGTTGACGAGTCAATTACGCGAATTAGAGCAATCGGGATTAATTAATCGTAAGGTGTTCAATCAAGTACCGCCAAAGGTTGAATATTCATTGACACCCTATGGAAGAGAGATGGAGCCTGTGCTGAACTTACTGTGCACTTGGGGCGAAAAACACATCGAGATATTAATTGATAACGGTGATGACGTTCTGTTAATGCAACGCGATGAAGATATTGCAGTTAAGCAAACTTCTTAA